A stretch of the Sulfuricurvum sp. genome encodes the following:
- the alaS gene encoding alanine--tRNA ligase, with the protein MDVREAFLAFFESKQHERAASSPLVPDDATLLFTNAGMVPFKSIFTGDIPIPANPRATSAQTCIRAGGKHNDLENVGHTARHHTFFEMLGNFSFGDYFKEEAIAYAWEFVTCVMKLPVEKLWVTVHESDDEAEEIWKKHIAADRIMRLGDKDNFWQMGDTGPCGPCSEIFIDQGAEHFNGPEDYMGGDGDRFLEIWNLVFMQYERNTKGELKPLPKPSIDTGMGLERATAVLEGALSNYDSSLFMPIIKKVEALIGKPYVYATGASYRVIADHIRTVTFLLAQGTNFSNEGRGYVLRRILRRAVRHGYLLGFTKPFMFEVADSVAELMGKQYPYIVEKLSVLKEQIMLEEERFFKTIASGIELFNEELKNTKETFSGEVAFKLYDTFGFPLDLTEDMLKEKNLSLDVETFETLMSEQRKRAKAAWKGSGDAHVEGDFKTLLETFGVNTFIGYAYTKAPVKVQALLGENFERVDQLHARQSGWVLLEETPFYAESGGQCGDSGTLGDKAVVTDTKKFHGLNLSHIETKETISVGDTVEAIVDPSRNEIAKHHSATHLLHSALYEILGEHISQAGSLVEHNRLRFDFSHPKAMSHEEIALVEERVNYHVFHALEGMTREMSIDEAKKSGAKAQFGEKYGDTVRVVNFGTASVEFCGGIHVDNTATIGTFAIVKESGVSAGVRRIEAVCGNAAYNLFKSQRHLLEEVEASVKNRDVLAGIERLKEQVKTLKHEMATLASSAKEELSVTMMGNTAVVVAELGTGDIKERIDELKNQHDSVAVILFQVKDDKVLLAAGAKNTTLKAGDWIKAIAPILGGGGGGRPDFAQAGGKDVTKIGDAKEAALAYVTKELN; encoded by the coding sequence ATGGATGTCCGCGAAGCCTTTTTGGCCTTTTTTGAATCAAAACAACACGAACGTGCTGCGAGTTCTCCACTCGTTCCCGATGATGCAACCTTGCTTTTCACCAATGCGGGAATGGTACCGTTCAAGTCGATCTTTACAGGTGATATCCCAATCCCTGCCAATCCGCGTGCGACCAGTGCGCAAACGTGTATCCGTGCCGGCGGTAAACATAATGACCTTGAAAACGTCGGTCATACGGCACGTCACCATACCTTTTTCGAGATGCTCGGAAATTTCAGTTTCGGCGATTATTTCAAAGAAGAAGCGATTGCCTATGCATGGGAATTCGTCACCTGCGTTATGAAACTTCCGGTCGAAAAACTCTGGGTTACCGTTCACGAATCCGATGACGAAGCCGAAGAAATTTGGAAAAAACATATCGCAGCGGATCGCATCATGCGTCTTGGGGATAAAGACAACTTCTGGCAGATGGGAGATACCGGACCGTGCGGACCGTGTTCGGAAATCTTCATCGATCAGGGTGCGGAACATTTCAACGGGCCGGAAGATTACATGGGGGGAGACGGCGACCGTTTCCTCGAAATCTGGAATCTTGTATTTATGCAGTATGAGCGTAATACCAAAGGCGAATTGAAACCGTTGCCGAAACCTTCCATCGATACGGGAATGGGATTGGAACGGGCTACGGCTGTTCTCGAAGGGGCGTTAAGCAACTACGATTCTTCCCTCTTTATGCCGATTATCAAAAAAGTAGAAGCTCTCATCGGAAAACCGTATGTGTACGCGACCGGTGCATCGTACCGTGTAATCGCCGATCATATTCGTACGGTTACGTTCTTGCTTGCGCAGGGGACGAACTTCTCTAACGAAGGGCGCGGATATGTTCTTCGCCGTATCTTACGACGTGCGGTTCGTCACGGGTATTTGCTCGGATTTACCAAACCGTTTATGTTTGAAGTAGCCGACAGTGTTGCGGAACTCATGGGGAAACAATATCCGTATATCGTAGAGAAACTTTCCGTCCTAAAAGAGCAAATCATGCTCGAAGAAGAACGCTTCTTTAAAACGATCGCATCCGGAATCGAACTCTTCAACGAAGAGCTCAAAAATACCAAAGAGACGTTCAGCGGTGAGGTGGCCTTTAAACTCTACGATACATTCGGATTCCCTCTCGATTTGACCGAAGATATGTTAAAAGAGAAAAATCTCTCTCTCGATGTGGAGACGTTTGAAACACTGATGTCCGAACAGCGCAAGCGTGCGAAAGCGGCGTGGAAAGGTTCGGGGGACGCTCATGTAGAAGGGGATTTCAAAACCCTTCTCGAAACGTTCGGTGTGAATACGTTTATCGGATATGCTTACACCAAAGCGCCGGTTAAAGTTCAAGCCCTTTTAGGGGAGAATTTTGAACGGGTCGATCAATTGCATGCACGTCAAAGCGGATGGGTGCTTCTCGAAGAGACTCCGTTTTATGCCGAAAGCGGCGGACAATGCGGTGATAGCGGTACACTCGGCGATAAAGCGGTTGTGACCGATACGAAAAAATTCCACGGGTTGAATCTTTCCCATATCGAGACCAAAGAAACGATCAGCGTCGGTGATACGGTCGAAGCGATCGTCGATCCTTCGCGTAACGAGATTGCCAAACATCACTCGGCAACGCACCTCTTGCATTCCGCATTGTATGAGATTTTGGGCGAGCATATTTCACAAGCGGGTTCATTGGTCGAGCATAACCGTCTTCGTTTCGACTTTTCTCATCCAAAAGCGATGTCGCATGAAGAGATCGCATTGGTCGAAGAACGGGTCAATTATCATGTCTTCCACGCGTTGGAAGGGATGACGAGAGAAATGAGCATCGACGAAGCGAAAAAAAGTGGTGCGAAAGCGCAGTTTGGTGAAAAATACGGCGATACGGTACGTGTCGTCAATTTCGGTACCGCTTCGGTCGAGTTCTGCGGCGGTATCCACGTTGATAATACGGCAACAATCGGAACGTTTGCCATTGTAAAAGAGAGCGGTGTAAGTGCCGGTGTCCGCCGTATCGAAGCGGTGTGCGGCAATGCGGCGTACAACCTCTTCAAATCACAGCGTCATCTTCTCGAAGAGGTCGAAGCATCGGTTAAAAACCGCGATGTATTGGCCGGAATCGAGCGGCTGAAAGAGCAAGTCAAAACGCTCAAGCATGAAATGGCGACATTGGCATCGAGTGCGAAAGAAGAACTGAGTGTGACTATGATGGGTAATACCGCTGTCGTTGTTGCCGAACTCGGAACGGGTGATATCAAAGAACGTATCGATGAGCTTAAAAATCAGCATGATTCGGTTGCGGTGATTTTATTCCAAGTGAAAGACGATAAAGTTCTTTTGGCTGCCGGAGCGAAGAACACGACGCTCAAAGCGGGAGATTGGATCAAAGCAATCGCACCTATCCTCGGCGGAGGCGGAGGCGGTCGTCCTGATTTCGCGCAAGCGGGCGGAAAAGATGTCACAAAAATCGGCGATGCCAAAGAAGCGGCATTGGCGTACGTGACCAAGGAACTTAATTAA
- the maf gene encoding septum formation inhibitor Maf, whose protein sequence is MLRLASASITRAELLNAAGISYLQESVDFDEDSIVAPTPKNFVYQATLGKYKVNLEKFGCSDYPLLVADTVVTAHGKILRKAKDEDDARQILQMQSGSDVAIITCMIYKTPRLELIDISSTHYFFNVFDPESIEQYIQSGDWRGKAGACMVEGFCKPYIREVRGFESTAMGLCVEVLKPFL, encoded by the coding sequence ATGCTGCGTCTCGCTTCTGCTTCCATCACCCGCGCGGAACTCTTAAACGCTGCGGGTATCTCCTATCTGCAAGAGTCGGTCGATTTCGATGAAGACTCTATCGTAGCGCCTACACCAAAGAATTTTGTCTATCAGGCAACACTCGGAAAATACAAAGTCAATCTGGAAAAGTTCGGGTGCAGTGATTATCCGTTGCTTGTTGCCGATACGGTGGTTACGGCTCACGGAAAGATCTTGCGCAAGGCCAAAGATGAAGACGATGCCCGTCAAATCCTGCAGATGCAAAGCGGTTCGGATGTCGCCATTATCACCTGCATGATCTATAAAACTCCCCGTCTCGAATTGATCGATATCTCTTCTACCCATTATTTTTTTAATGTGTTTGACCCTGAGTCGATAGAGCAGTATATACAAAGCGGAGATTGGCGGGGCAAAGCGGGAGCCTGTATGGTGGAGGGATTCTGTAAGCCGTATATCCGTGAAGTGCGTGGGTTCGAGAGTACAGCCATGGGGCTTTGTGTCGAAGTATTAAAGCCGTTTTTATGA